The proteins below come from a single Corylus avellana chromosome ca3, CavTom2PMs-1.0 genomic window:
- the LOC132174329 gene encoding uncharacterized protein LOC132174329 encodes MALDPKAVKSDLVLILDFGSQYTHLITRRIRSLSVFSLCISGTSTLSAIAELNPRVVILSGGPHSVHTVDSPSFPSGFPEWAQENDVVVLGICYGLQLIVQRLGGEVQVGEKQEYGRMEIHVDSAPARGLFGSKRVGDKQVVWMSHGDEVARLPDGFEVVARSQQGAVAAIENRAKRFYGLQYHPEVTHSPEGMETLRYFLFEVCGVTAGWNMENVLDEEIKVIKDTVGLEDHVICALSGGVDSTVAATLVHKAIGDRLHCVFVDNGLLRYKERERVVETFERDLHLPFQNAEVTVNGLKH; translated from the exons ATGGCTTTGGATCCGAAGGCCGTGAAATCGGATTTGGTTCTGATCCTGGACTTCGGTTCCCAGTACACCCACCTCATCACGCGCCGAATCCGATCCCTTTCCGTCTTCTCCCTATGCATCTCCGGCACCTCCACGCTCTCCGCCATCGCCGAGCTGAACCCGCGCGTGGTGATTCTCTCTGGCGGACCCCACTCCGTCCATACGGTGGACTCCCCGTCGTTCCCGTCAGGGTTTCCGGAGTGGGCCCAGGAGAACGATGTGGTCGTTTTGGGCATCTGCTACGGCCTCCAGCTCATCGTCCAGCGGCTCGGCGGCGAGGTCCAGGTCGGCGAGAAGCAGGAGTATGGGAGAATGGAGATCCACGTGGATTCGGCTCCGGCCCGGGGGCTATTCGGGTCGAAGCGGGTCGGGGATAAGCAGGTCGTGTGGATGAGCCACGGCGACGAGGTGGCGCGCTTGCCCGACGGGTTCGAGGTCGTGGCCCGAAGCCAGCAAGGTGCGGTGGCGGCGATCGAAAACCGTGCTAAGAGGTTTTACGGGCTTCAGTACCACCCGGAG GTGACACATTCACCTGAAGGAATGGAAACGCTACGGTACTTTCTCTTTGAGGTTTGTGGAGTCACTGCCGGATGGAATATGGAAAATGTATTGGATGAAGAAATAAAAGTGATCAAAGACACGGTGGGACTCGAAGATCATGTGATATGTGCCTTATCGGGTGGTGTGGATTCCACGGTTGCTGCTACTCTTGTCCATAAGGCAATTGGAGATAGGCTTCATTGTGTTTTTGTTGACAATGGTTTATTGAG GTATAAGGAGAGAGAACGAGTGGTAGAAACCTTTGAAAGGGATCTTCATCTGCCT ttccaaaatgcagaggttactgTCAACGGGCTTAAACACTGA